In Sphingomonas sp. Leaf357, a single genomic region encodes these proteins:
- a CDS encoding bifunctional salicylyl-CoA 5-hydroxylase/oxidoreductase: MRVACVGGGPAGLYFAISMKVREPAHQIEVFERNRAGETFGWGVVFSDQTVENLMANDAVSGRAIADEFAHWDDIDVSIEGTAIRSSGHGFIGIGRKRLLEILTERARDLGVVLHFEAESSDDLADYADYDLVIAADGLNSRLRKRYAEHFGVDIDIRRNKFVWLGTHKTFDAFTFAFEKTAAGWIWAHAYRFADDLSTFIVECAPDTWAGLGFDTMDQPAAIARCETIFARHLDGHALMTNAAHLRGSAAWINFPRVLCDRWNYDKLILMGDAAHTAHFSIGSGTKLALEDAIKLAEVLNRPGLSRDRALAEYQTERTVEVLKLQNSARNSTEWFETLDRYLGFEPIQFAYSLLTRSQRVSHENLRLRDPAWLEGVERWFAGGADAAVAPMFVPYRLREMTLANRVVVSPMATYSATDGTPGDFHLVHYGARAQGGAGLVFTEMTCVTANARITPGCPGMYDDAHVAGWRRITDFVHDNSAAKICLQLGHAGPKGSTKVGWEGYDIPLDTGNWPLLAASDVPWDTANQIPRPMTRADMDAVREAFVAATHRAADAGFDMVELHAAHGYLLSSFITPLMNRRTDEYGGSLENRLRFPLEVFVAMRAAWPAERPMSVRISANDWSGDDGVTPGEAVAIGRAFADAGADLIDVSAGQTWADAKPVYGRMFQTPFADRVRNEAKVATMAVGNIFEPDHVNSILAAGRADLVALARPHLIDPMWTLRAAAGAGHANIFVPPPYLGGQAQITRNLARTAEMEGRA; the protein is encoded by the coding sequence ATGCGTGTTGCGTGCGTGGGCGGCGGGCCGGCGGGCCTGTATTTCGCCATCTCGATGAAAGTGCGCGAGCCAGCGCACCAGATTGAGGTGTTCGAGCGCAATCGCGCCGGCGAGACGTTCGGCTGGGGCGTTGTCTTCTCCGACCAGACTGTCGAGAATCTGATGGCGAACGACGCTGTCAGCGGGCGTGCGATCGCCGACGAGTTCGCGCATTGGGACGACATCGACGTGTCGATCGAGGGAACGGCGATCCGATCGTCCGGACATGGGTTCATCGGCATCGGTCGCAAGCGCCTGCTTGAGATCCTGACAGAGCGTGCCCGCGACCTCGGCGTGGTCCTGCATTTCGAGGCCGAGTCGAGCGACGATCTCGCCGACTATGCCGATTACGATCTGGTGATAGCCGCCGACGGTCTCAACAGCCGCTTGCGCAAGCGCTACGCCGAGCATTTCGGCGTCGATATCGACATCCGCCGCAACAAGTTTGTCTGGCTGGGCACGCACAAGACGTTCGACGCCTTCACCTTCGCGTTCGAGAAGACCGCGGCGGGTTGGATCTGGGCGCACGCCTATCGCTTCGCCGACGATCTCTCGACGTTCATCGTCGAATGCGCGCCCGATACCTGGGCAGGGCTTGGCTTCGACACGATGGACCAGCCCGCGGCGATCGCCCGGTGCGAGACGATCTTCGCGCGTCATCTGGATGGTCATGCGCTGATGACCAACGCCGCGCACCTGCGCGGGTCGGCGGCCTGGATCAATTTTCCGCGCGTGCTGTGCGACCGCTGGAACTACGACAAGCTGATCCTGATGGGCGATGCCGCGCACACCGCGCACTTCTCGATCGGATCGGGCACCAAGCTGGCGCTTGAGGATGCGATCAAGCTTGCCGAGGTGCTCAATCGGCCGGGCCTCTCGCGCGACCGGGCGCTGGCCGAATATCAGACCGAGCGCACCGTCGAGGTGCTCAAGCTGCAGAACAGCGCGCGCAACTCGACCGAATGGTTCGAGACGCTCGACCGCTACCTCGGCTTCGAGCCGATCCAGTTCGCCTATTCGCTGCTGACCCGCTCGCAGCGCGTCAGCCACGAGAATCTGCGACTGCGCGATCCGGCGTGGCTGGAGGGGGTCGAGCGCTGGTTCGCGGGCGGCGCGGATGCGGCGGTCGCGCCGATGTTCGTGCCCTACCGGCTGCGCGAGATGACGCTGGCCAACCGTGTCGTCGTGTCGCCGATGGCGACCTATTCGGCGACCGACGGCACACCCGGCGATTTCCATCTCGTCCATTACGGCGCGCGCGCGCAAGGGGGCGCGGGCCTTGTGTTCACCGAGATGACCTGCGTGACGGCCAACGCGCGAATCACGCCCGGCTGCCCGGGCATGTATGACGATGCCCATGTCGCCGGGTGGCGGCGGATCACCGATTTCGTGCATGACAACAGTGCAGCGAAGATCTGTCTGCAGCTTGGCCACGCCGGCCCCAAGGGCTCGACCAAGGTCGGCTGGGAGGGGTATGACATCCCGCTCGACACAGGCAACTGGCCGCTGCTGGCGGCGTCGGACGTGCCTTGGGACACGGCCAACCAGATCCCGCGGCCCATGACGCGTGCCGACATGGACGCGGTTCGCGAGGCGTTCGTCGCCGCTACGCACCGAGCAGCGGACGCCGGGTTCGACATGGTCGAGCTTCACGCCGCGCACGGCTATCTGCTGTCGAGTTTCATCACGCCGCTGATGAACAGGCGCACCGATGAATACGGCGGCAGCCTGGAGAACCGGCTGCGTTTTCCGTTGGAAGTGTTCGTGGCGATGCGGGCGGCGTGGCCCGCCGAACGTCCGATGTCGGTGCGCATCTCCGCCAACGATTGGTCTGGCGACGATGGGGTGACGCCCGGCGAGGCGGTCGCGATCGGACGGGCGTTCGCGGATGCCGGAGCCGATCTGATCGACGTGTCGGCCGGGCAGACCTGGGCCGACGCGAAACCGGTCTATGGCCGGATGTTCCAGACCCCGTTCGCGGATCGCGTCCGCAACGAGGCGAAGGTCGCGACGATGGCGGTGGGCAACATCTTCGAACCCGACCACGTCAACTCGATCCTAGCCGCGGGCCGCGCCGATCTCGTCGCGCTCGCGCGGCCGCACCTGATCGACCCGATGTGGACGTTGC